Proteins encoded within one genomic window of Episyrphus balteatus chromosome 1, idEpiBalt1.1, whole genome shotgun sequence:
- the LOC129918292 gene encoding SNAPIN protein homolog, producing the protein MDKDSDSTVTSLDENTENFCNNPTRDILAEGIINLFKPSVDRLDERITATRAAQAELKIQLDALADQLKEIEKAQATIPEFSDKVKELINVKHKVTVIANILTTSQERLNNLHKLIDKEQERRAALLESAISSNI; encoded by the coding sequence ATGGACAAAGATTCAGACAGCACTGTTACCTCTCTCGATGAAAACACTGAAAATTTCTGCAACAATCCAACGCGAGACATCCTAGCCGAAGGCATAATCAATTTATTCAAGCCATCCGTAGATCGCTTAGACGAACGAATAACTGCTACTAGAGCAGCACAAGCTGAACTCAAAATCCAATTGGATGCTTTAGCCGATCAATTGAAAGAAATCGAAAAAGCTCAAGCGACAATCCCCGAATTTTCGGACAAAGTTAAAGAACTAATCAACGTCAAACACAAGGTCACTGTTATTGCAAATATTCTCACAACTAGCCAGGAGCGACTTAACAATTTACATAAGCTAATCGATAAGGAGCAAGAGCGAAGAGCTGCTCTTCTTGAATCCGCAATTTCATCGAATATTTAA